In one window of Mytilus galloprovincialis chromosome 6, xbMytGall1.hap1.1, whole genome shotgun sequence DNA:
- the LOC143078454 gene encoding uncharacterized protein LOC143078454, with the protein MTQFIEWSVIIFSSLIIYARGQIPVSVTFEGRKSGNTVIFNCSFGLVPQATSIQFLVNSIPSTNIRLYQGKCYLTHTGGPCNANQCQCSHDGKRYYWTYDEPEDKFTATCKAKINRYCTAGVSIQFTEFDLTPHVNKVTFCSYTNDAMHKVKGKTSTILSSIVVLIIIMIG; encoded by the exons ATGACACAGTTTATTGAATGGTCAGTGATAATTTTTTCAAGTTTAATAATCTATGCAAGAGGACAAA TACCAGTAAGTGTTACCTTTGAAGGGAGAAAAAGTGGAAATACCGTTATATTCAATTGCAGTTTTGGATTAGTTCCACAAGCTACAAGTATTCAGTTTTTAGTAAATTCTATACCTTCAACAAATATTCGTCTTTACCAGGGAAAGTGTTACTTAACCCACACAGGAGGTCCTTGTAATGCGAATCAATGTCAATGTTCCCATGATGGGAAACGTTATTATTGGACCTACGACGAACCAGAAGATAAATTCACCGCCACCTGCAAAGCAAAAATCAATAGATATTGCACTGCAGGTGTGTCTATTCAATTTACAGAATTCG atTTGACACCTCATGTAAACAAAGTTACTTTCTGCAGTTATACAAACGATGCAATGCATAAAGTCAAAG GTAAAACGTCAACTATCTTGTCGTCCATAGTGGTTTTGATAATAATCATGATTGG gTGA